Proteins encoded together in one Sceloporus undulatus isolate JIND9_A2432 ecotype Alabama chromosome 4, SceUnd_v1.1, whole genome shotgun sequence window:
- the LOC121929619 gene encoding afadin- and alpha-actinin-binding protein isoform X2, protein MGDWSTITVPALLPDNNTTWHTSTKNMSPSSLNVQQVLCSPLPLSKSVHNFFSAFCTEENVEQSLSYLNRELTTLGFPSLYADPKGKGLCVVSVLNCMNELLLLHRKTLRAQEETETQHLKLVSDMDHQQNCYAKLKEQMETSRREIVGLQERDRQLQCKNRNLHQLLKNEKDEVQKLQNIVASRATQYNHDMKRKEREYNKLKERFHQLLMNKKDKKIAMEVLNYVGRVDGKRGAWRTGKTEARNEEEMYKALLNDYEQRQKQLLVENAELKKLLQQMKKEIISLLPPQKQKLKEKSEDDSGTVLSDTEEDPGEANKENVWELSCETVREQLVNSIRKQWRMLKNHVENLDSQVSHVHSGPLHDKDKISREDHELEVERLQSEIHQCKEMIKTQQQLLQQLTSPCDDDTNMLLQDCYLLEEKERLKEEWKLFREQKKNFERERKSFTDAAIRLGLERKAFEEDRGVWLKQQFLSMTSDHVKPQCAFLGSSELDTTLANFRSCQKRLNHFSSVPKFSDVCEATQHVRENSSSALLEKTAEDRKPSRKEQLRKIQTSDASPVLQRNADNLHMLLPENLNTERTDNSP, encoded by the exons ATGGGAGATTGGAGCACTATCACAGTGCCAGCACTGTTACCAG ATAATAATACTACTTGGCATACCTCAACCAAAAATATGTCCCCCTCAAGCCTAAATGTGCAGCAAGTGTTATGCTCACCACTGCCTTTGTCCAAAAGTGTGCACAACTTTTTCAGTGCCTTCTGCACAGAAGAGAATGTTGAGCAGAGCCTCTCCTATCTTAACAGG GAGCTGACCACACTCGGTTTCCCTTCGCTTTATGCTGACCCCAAAGGTAAAGGCTTATGTGTAGTATCAGTCCTAAACTGTATGAATGAACTCCTTCTGCTTCACCGCAAAACTCTGCGTGCtcaggaagaaacagaaactcaACACCTGAAATTGGTTAGTGATATGGACCATCAGCAGAACTGCTACGCTAAATTAAAG GAGCAGATGGAAACATCTAGAAGAGAAATTGTTGGACTACAGGAAAGGGATAGGCAATTGCAGTGCAAAAATAGGAATCTACACCAGTTACTCAAAAATGAAAAAGATGAG GTTCAGAAATTACAGAATATTGTTGCAAGTCGAGCGACCCAGTACAATCATGAtatgaagaggaaagaaagagaatacaACAAGCTGAAAGAGCGCTTTCATCAACTCCTTATGAATAAAAAGGATAAGAAAATAG CCATGGAGGTTCTCAACTATGTAGGGAGAGTTGATGGCAAGAGAGGTGCATGGAGAACAGGGAAGACAGAAGCCCG aaatgaagaagaaatgtaCAAAGCTCTTCTAAATGATTATGAACAGCGCCAGAAACAGCTTCTGGTTGAAAATGCTGAACTCAAAAAGCTACTTCaacaaatgaagaaagaaataatttctcTCTTACCACCTCAGAAGCAGAAACTTAAAGAGAAGAGTGAAGATGACAGTGGAACT GTTCTGTCAGACACGGAGGAAGACCCTGGAGAAGCAAATAAAGAGAATGTGTGGGAACTTTCTTGTGAAACGGTGCGTGAACAGCTAGTTAACAGCATTCGTAAACAGTGGAGAATGCTGAAAAATCATGTTGAAAACTTGGATAGCCAAG TGTCACATGTACATTCTGGACCACTACATGACAAAGATAAAATCTCAAGAGAGGATCATGAACTGGAAGTTGAAAGATTGCAATCAGAAATTCACCAGTGCAAGGAGATGATAAAAACTCAACAGCAGCTCTTACAG CAGCTAACTTCTCCATGTGACGATGATACCAATATGTTGCTACAGGACTGTTACTtgttggaagaaaaagagagactgaAGGAGGAATGGAAATTGTTCAGAGAACAAAAGAAGAACTTTGAGAGAGAGCGCAAAAGTTTCACAGATGCTGCTATTAGATTAGGACTTGAG AGGAAGGCATTTGAGGAAGACCGTGGAGTTTGGCTGAAGCAACAGTTCTTAAGTATGACTTCTGATCATGTGAAACCTCAGTGTGCCTTCTTGGGAA GTTCAGAATTGGATACTACATTAGCAAATTTCAGGTCTTGCCAAAAGAGACTGAACCACTTCTCCAGTGTCCCTAAATTCTCAGATGTTTGTGAGGCAACTCAGCATGTTCGTGAGAACAG TTCAAGTGCTCTTCTAGAAAAAACAGCTGAAGACCGAAAACCAAGCAGAAAGGAGCAGCTGAGAAAAATACAGACTAGTGATGCCAGCCCTGTTTTGCAAAGAAATGCAGACAATTTGCACATGCTGCTACCAGAAAACTTGAACACAGAGCGGACAGATAATTCGCCTTAG
- the LOC121929619 gene encoding afadin- and alpha-actinin-binding protein isoform X1 produces the protein MGDWSTITVPALLPDNNTTWHTSTKNMSPSSLNVQQVLCSPLPLSKSVHNFFSAFCTEENVEQSLSYLNRELTTLGFPSLYADPKGKGLCVVSVLNCMNELLLLHRKTLRAQEETETQHLKLVSDMDHQQNCYAKLKEQMETSRREIVGLQERDRQLQCKNRNLHQLLKNEKDEVQKLQNIVASRATQYNHDMKRKEREYNKLKERFHQLLMNKKDKKIAMEVLNYVGRVDGKRGAWRTGKTEARNEEEMYKALLNDYEQRQKQLLVENAELKKLLQQMKKEIISLLPPQKQKLKEKSEDDSGTVLSDTEEDPGEANKENVWELSCETVREQLVNSIRKQWRMLKNHVENLDSQVSHVHSGPLHDKDKISREDHELEVERLQSEIHQCKEMIKTQQQLLQQQLTSPCDDDTNMLLQDCYLLEEKERLKEEWKLFREQKKNFERERKSFTDAAIRLGLERKAFEEDRGVWLKQQFLSMTSDHVKPQCAFLGSSELDTTLANFRSCQKRLNHFSSVPKFSDVCEATQHVRENSSSALLEKTAEDRKPSRKEQLRKIQTSDASPVLQRNADNLHMLLPENLNTERTDNSP, from the exons ATGGGAGATTGGAGCACTATCACAGTGCCAGCACTGTTACCAG ATAATAATACTACTTGGCATACCTCAACCAAAAATATGTCCCCCTCAAGCCTAAATGTGCAGCAAGTGTTATGCTCACCACTGCCTTTGTCCAAAAGTGTGCACAACTTTTTCAGTGCCTTCTGCACAGAAGAGAATGTTGAGCAGAGCCTCTCCTATCTTAACAGG GAGCTGACCACACTCGGTTTCCCTTCGCTTTATGCTGACCCCAAAGGTAAAGGCTTATGTGTAGTATCAGTCCTAAACTGTATGAATGAACTCCTTCTGCTTCACCGCAAAACTCTGCGTGCtcaggaagaaacagaaactcaACACCTGAAATTGGTTAGTGATATGGACCATCAGCAGAACTGCTACGCTAAATTAAAG GAGCAGATGGAAACATCTAGAAGAGAAATTGTTGGACTACAGGAAAGGGATAGGCAATTGCAGTGCAAAAATAGGAATCTACACCAGTTACTCAAAAATGAAAAAGATGAG GTTCAGAAATTACAGAATATTGTTGCAAGTCGAGCGACCCAGTACAATCATGAtatgaagaggaaagaaagagaatacaACAAGCTGAAAGAGCGCTTTCATCAACTCCTTATGAATAAAAAGGATAAGAAAATAG CCATGGAGGTTCTCAACTATGTAGGGAGAGTTGATGGCAAGAGAGGTGCATGGAGAACAGGGAAGACAGAAGCCCG aaatgaagaagaaatgtaCAAAGCTCTTCTAAATGATTATGAACAGCGCCAGAAACAGCTTCTGGTTGAAAATGCTGAACTCAAAAAGCTACTTCaacaaatgaagaaagaaataatttctcTCTTACCACCTCAGAAGCAGAAACTTAAAGAGAAGAGTGAAGATGACAGTGGAACT GTTCTGTCAGACACGGAGGAAGACCCTGGAGAAGCAAATAAAGAGAATGTGTGGGAACTTTCTTGTGAAACGGTGCGTGAACAGCTAGTTAACAGCATTCGTAAACAGTGGAGAATGCTGAAAAATCATGTTGAAAACTTGGATAGCCAAG TGTCACATGTACATTCTGGACCACTACATGACAAAGATAAAATCTCAAGAGAGGATCATGAACTGGAAGTTGAAAGATTGCAATCAGAAATTCACCAGTGCAAGGAGATGATAAAAACTCAACAGCAGCTCTTACAG CAGCAGCTAACTTCTCCATGTGACGATGATACCAATATGTTGCTACAGGACTGTTACTtgttggaagaaaaagagagactgaAGGAGGAATGGAAATTGTTCAGAGAACAAAAGAAGAACTTTGAGAGAGAGCGCAAAAGTTTCACAGATGCTGCTATTAGATTAGGACTTGAG AGGAAGGCATTTGAGGAAGACCGTGGAGTTTGGCTGAAGCAACAGTTCTTAAGTATGACTTCTGATCATGTGAAACCTCAGTGTGCCTTCTTGGGAA GTTCAGAATTGGATACTACATTAGCAAATTTCAGGTCTTGCCAAAAGAGACTGAACCACTTCTCCAGTGTCCCTAAATTCTCAGATGTTTGTGAGGCAACTCAGCATGTTCGTGAGAACAG TTCAAGTGCTCTTCTAGAAAAAACAGCTGAAGACCGAAAACCAAGCAGAAAGGAGCAGCTGAGAAAAATACAGACTAGTGATGCCAGCCCTGTTTTGCAAAGAAATGCAGACAATTTGCACATGCTGCTACCAGAAAACTTGAACACAGAGCGGACAGATAATTCGCCTTAG